The Candidatus Sphingomonas colombiensis genome contains the following window.
ACGTCACACGATCCTAGTGGTCGATGACGACGCACTTATTCTGATGAACACTACCGCCCTATTGGAAGATCTCGGTCATGAGGTATTAGGAGCGATATCCGGGAATGAGGCGCTCGCATTGTTAGAGCAGCACCCTGACATCGACCTGTTGGTTACAGATCAGATAATGCCTGGCATGACGGGAAGCGAGCTTATTGCCCGCGCACGCGCGCACCGCGCCGCACTTCCGATCATTCTCGCCACCGGATATGGCGAAAATTCGAGCGAATTAGCGCCGGAAGTACATCGCCTCGGCAAACCATTTACCCAATCCGCCCTTAGCCGCGCGGTACGAATGGCGATCGGATTGCAAGCATCCGCAAAATCAATAAGCGAGCCTCACAGCCGACGATGATTCGCACAGTGAAGATATCAAACGTTGCTCGTTTGGCGCCTGACAATTGAAAAAATAGTCCAGACTGCACGTCGATCTGCATTCGATATTATTAGCCAGCTTATTTTTGGTCCTTGAGCGCCGCGGAGAAGCGACCCGGGAGGTGCGTAAATTTCAAGGGTCGAAAACCTTACATTGCTCGGAATAGGCCTTTTGGTGGCGAACGCAGCGAGCCCGCTTTTCCATGGCCGATCACCACCGTGTGGAACGGCAACGACATCACGATCATCTAAATCGCGGCAACCCACAAGGAGGACATGGAATTCCCTCACGGCCTTTTGATCTGCCCCCACCGAGTGGGCCGCTTGGTTTGTTAGTGGATTAAGCCCATCGCCGCCATATCCGGACGGAGGTGGAGCGAAGCGGAACCGGAGGCCGGATATGGCGGTGTCGCTGTTTCCGGGGCCGGTGGTCGATAACCCAGGCTGCTATGCGGGCGGACGGTGTTGTAATGCCGCCGCCAGGCTTCGATCAGCCCCCTGGCCTCGGCGAGGCTGTAGAATATCTCGCCATTGAGCAGTTCGTCGCGAAGCGACCCGTTGAAGCTTTCGTTATATCCATTCTCCCACGGTGATCCCGGGGTGATGTAGAGCGTCTTCACGCCGATCTGACCCAGCCATTTCTGGACAGCGGTCGCGATAAATTCGCTGCCATTATCGGATCGTATATGTGCCGGAGGGCCGCGCGAGATGAACAGGTCGGCCAAGGCCGCCAGAACATCCCGTGCTTGAGCTGACGCGCCACGATGAGCGCCAGGCACTCCCTGCTGGCCTCGTCGATGATGGTCAGGATCCGGAACTTGCGGCCGTCATGCGTGCGCCCTTCGACAAAGTCATAGGCCCATACATGCCCTGGATATTCGGGCCGCAGACGGATGCACGATCCGTCGTTGAGCCACAGGCGTCCCCGCTTTGGCTGGCGCAGCGGAACCTTCAGCCCCTCACGACGCCATATCCGCTCGACCCGTTTATGGTTCACGGTCCATCCTGCATGGCACAGCAACGCCGTCACCCGCCGGTAGCCATAGCGACCATATTGCTTCGCCAATGCGATGATGTCCTCCGTAAGCGCCTGTTCGTCATCCGCCCCACGCGGCACCTTGCACTGCGTCGATCGATGCTGCCCCAGCACCCGGCATATCCGTCGCTCGGACACACGGACTGCCAGATCTCGTCGTAATTGATCGATGCAGCGCCGACGCCGCGCGGGGCTCAGAAGTTTCCCCGTGCAGCTTCCTGCAGGATCAGCTTGTCCAGCGTCAGATCCGAAATCGCCCGCCGCAGCCGCTGGTTCTCCTTCTCCAAATCCTTCATCCGCCGCGCCTGATCGGTCTTCAGGCCGCCATATTCCTTGCGCCACCTATAGTAGGTCTGCTCCGTAACCCCGATCCGCCGGCATCCCTCGGCGGTCGTCCCGCCCTGGCCCAACACGATCTCGACCTCACGCAGCTTCCCGATAATCTCCTCGGGCTTGTGCTTCTTCGACGGCATGTAACGTCCCTTTCCTCGTGATTTCCATCATACTCGATGGTCCACCTGAAAGGGGGCAGCTCACTTTCCCAATCGAAACTAAATTAGGAGCAACGTTAGTTCTGGCCTATATCGTTGAGGCTATAGCCGATGTCGATGATCTCGGCGCTTTCTCCCCTCTTTCCTCGCTATCTCGGCAGGCGACCGCGACGAGGTTCGGCAGGCACAAAAAGAATCAAGGAACGTCCATGGTCCACACCATCATCGGCACGGTTAAGTTCTTCATCGCTGGCAAGCGCTATGAATTCATCGCCACCGACCGCCAAAATCAAGACGCATTCGGGTATATTTTGGCGGTCAAGCCTGGTCTGGGTTTCCGTCGACAAGGATCAGCGCGTCACTTGCCAAGTGAGGTAGAAATCGCGGCAATGCCAATGCCGTAAACCTAAACTTGGCCAAACGACCCTGGAGCAACGGCGCAGGACAGCTCCACTCTGGTCCCCATTTTCGCGTCAAGTTTTTAGGACTCACGTATGACTAACGATACCACTCTCTTTCGCGCGCGCGCCAAAATCGAAATGGCCAATGCCGAAGCTACTGCGCTCGAAAATGTCCGGGAGCGTTGCGAGCGCGCCGCCAAGGCATGGACTGAGATGGCCGATCGCGCCGAACGCACCCTCACTCAGCGCCAGGCACGCGAAGCCGCCACGGCGGCGAAAACAATTGCGGGGTAGCCGCCTCGGCTGAAGGGCCGGAAACACGAATGCGCAATTTGAATTTTGTCGCCGCCTCAATGACACTCGGAATCCGTCCGCTTCCATCAACGCTTTGCCCCGCGACTTTGAGACTGGCCGCCCCCCGACCATGAGCTGCCATTCAGCCGAGCACTTTTGACAGCCCTTACCGGCGCGTCCGCGTCTGATGTCGCGAACCGCGCCACGCGGGGTAAAACTCATACCGCTTCCCCGATAACGTAAGCGATTCAAGATAGGTTGTAACCGAACGGGTGAGGCCGCCTGCCGGGAGGAGGGTTGAGCGGTGACGTGTTCCCTTGTCGCTTGCGCGACGAGTGCCTGAACGAACACCTGTTCCCATCGCTGGCTGCAGCGAGAGGGATCATCGAAGCATGGCGGACGGACTACAACACCGTGCGTCCGCACAGCAGCCTTGGCGGGTTGGCACCCGCCGAGTTTACCAACCGCCCCTGCCCAGGGCATATGGAAACCGAAGCTAACTTATCAGCGGCCTGAAAACGGGGAGCACGTCACCGCTCCCAGGCTTCGAGAGGATCTAATGATGGAAAGCATCAATACGCCTCACACGTTTTTCCGTACTTTTTCAATTTATACGGAAAACCGCATTTTGGAATGATATACGGAAACACGTATATTGCGGATTCGCGCCAAAGACGGGACCCCGCTGATTTAAGGCAATGCCTTTTCTTTGTTCGATATTCGCGCGGCAACGGAATCGTGATCGGCTTCCAGGGGCCCCTCAAAATTCTAATAAATTCCAATGCTCGCAGATAATTGGTGAAAATTCAGGCGGGCTCTCGTTATCGGCGCTTATCCACACGCTTGGCTTTGCGATAGCCAAGGTGGACATCGGGATTGGGCTGCCGCCAGACGCTGTTCTGGAGCGCCCCCCTCAGCCGGCCTTCCGCTTGCCTATTCCTCTGGGCCACATTGCGATAACCAGCCCCCATCCGACCAAAGCCACGCAGAAGATCAGGTCATGGCGCAAGCTAACGACCGCGAGTCTTTTCCAGCCATGGAGCTCGGGTGTCAGGTCATGAGTCCGCTGCACGCCGTCTCGATTGGTCAGCACACAGCTGCCATCGATGTTGTTCAATCTGGTGCGGCTGCGTTTCCCCGTACGGAAGATGACAGGTTTATAGTTGATCGCCTTCAGCCCTCGCGTTTGAGCGAATGCCACGCAAGCTGGCATTGCGATGGTCTGGCGGCCCCAGAAAAACACGCCTCCGCTGGTCGATGCAGCCAATGCAAGCAGCACCACAATCAGCCCGGTTTTGCCGCGTGCTGCCGCCATAACGCCTTTCCCGCTCGATCATTACACCGTGGCTTGATGGACGACGCTCGATGATGGCGCTTTTACATCCATGTCGTAGCGATACGACAACAATTCAACGACGCATCAGCGCAGATGCAGCAATCCGGTCAAGGTCGATCGACGCGAATTCGGCAGAACAGATACGATCCCGCCCTGCGGTCTTGCTACGATAGAGTTGTCCATCCGCCTCCGCAATCCAACGATCAAGATCAATTTCTGCATCGTACCTCGCACTGGCCACGCCAATGCTTACCGTCACGTAAGGGCTCACGCCTGACGTCTCGTGTGGAACGTTGAGCGATTGCACCTGCAGCTTGATTTCCTGCGCCACGGTTTCTGCGGCGATCGGATCCGAGCCGGGCAGAATACAAGCGAACTCCTCCCCGCCATAGCGCGCGGAGATATCACTTACCCGCTTCACCGCACGCGTCAGCGCAGCGGCAACCATGGCAATGCAGCGATCGCCTGCCTGATGTCTATATGTATCGTTGAATTGTTTGAAGAAATCGATGTCGACCATGATCACCGAGAGCCAGTCTTGCGACCGTCCGAGCCGGGTATATTCGGTGGTCAGATGATGCTCGAGCGACCGGCGATTATGAAGGCCGGTAAGCGCGTCGCGCCCCGCGAGATCAGCCAGTTGATCGCGTAATCGTTTCAGCTCGGCAATGCTGTCTTCCCCGCGCAGACCTTCCAGCACGATCCGGATCTTGTCTTCGGCCGAGAAGTGCCGACGCGTCGCACGCCGGATGTCCTTCACCACCCGCTCCGCGGGAGCCTTGGGCGGCGATTTTTTAAGGAGGATTTGGGCTTCATCTTCGTTCCTTCGTCACTACGACGAAGCCCAAATCCTCCTTAAATCACAACCTCAAATCTGTGCCATTGGTGCTGACGGCGGACAAGCGGCGCAGAAGATTGAGCACTGCCGGACCATCATCAGCCGCACATCGGCGGTAGTTGCTCGATTATTTCGCGCGAAAACTGATGATATCGCCAGCCCAATCTCTCGCTGGCGCTTGCGGGCTGGCGGCTATATGATAAAATCATATCGATGGAGGCGCGTATGGCCGGAAAGGCAATCTCTGTTACCTTGGGTGAAATGGCCTCTCACGCCGAGCGCTATCTGTCGTCAGGCCGGTATGCGTCGATGAGCGAGGTCATGCGCGCAGGCCTACGCGCACTCGATCGCGAAGAAGCAGTTCTTGACGGATTGGTTCGCGCACGCGTCGAGGAAGCGTTGGCGGATTCCCGGCCCGCCGTTCCGCTCAGGGAGGCTTTCGCTCAGGTTCGCGCGGCGGCCGCCAAGTCGGCCGCATGATCTATGCGGTGCAGCTTTCGCCGCTGGCAATCGAGGACCTGATAGAGTTGCACCGCTGGGTGAGCGATGAGACCGATCCAGCGACGGCAAGTGGATACCTTGATCGGATTGAAGAACGCATTGCATCACTGTCGCAATTTCCCGATCGCGGTACGCCTCGCGATGACCTGATTACCGGCATCAGAACGCTGGCGTTTGAGCGCCGCCTTCTGGTCGCTTATATGGTGGATGGCAGCATCGTTACGGTGCTGCGCGTTATCAATGCAGCGCGCGACCTTGCGTCGCTTTTCACCAATTAGCAGCTCAACCACAGGAACATTTCCAAACGAAGTCATTCGCCTGCAATAAGCGGCAATACTGCTCGCGCTGCAAGCTTATCAAACGCATCACTAATGAAACGCCTGTAGTGATGCTCATTCAACAAAGCACCGGACGATCTTTGAGCCGTCTCGTCCGCGCTGAGCGCACGCTTTGTGACAAATTTGTGAACTTGATTTTTCCCGCCATAGCAATAATGATAATTTCTGATGGTTTTCCATCAGTTAGCCGCTGGGTTTCGGTTGGTCCACGGAATCATAATCCGCGTGTCGGGGGTTCAAGTCCCTCCTCCGCTACCATTCCATGGACCGACAAAAACCCCGTATTTCCGCCGTTTTCTTAACGGCTTTGAGGGGTGAGTCAGGGCAAATTCCGTTACCGTCCGCATGCCGATAGCTGGCGTCAATTCGACCGAATTGGCCCCGGCTGGACAGCGACTGTGAACTGATTGCACTGCCTCGTGACGACGAGGTTGAGATGTCCGTTTCTGATCTGACGCCGGCGGCGACAGACCGTTTGACGCGCGGATCTCTGCGAGATTCGCGAACGCCCGGTCTGAAAATCGAAGCCAAAGCCAGCGGGCGCAAGGTTTGGCTGTTCCGCCGGCGCGGCGCGCGCAGTGACGAAATTGTGAACGCATCGCTCGGGGTTTTTTCCGGCCCATCCGCTCGCGGATGCGCGAAAATGGGCCATGGACCTGGATGTGGCGATCGAATGGGGCGAGAACCCGCCCCCCTAGAACGCACTGAAAACGCCAGATCCGCCACGACCGTTCAGATTGCCCACGACCTGTATATTGCAGCGGTGATCCGCAGCGAGCGGCGAACCGTGAAGCCGCGAACAATTGCCGACAAACAATCCATCTACAACCGCGATATCGGTCCGCGACTCGGCAACACGAACCTCTATCGCCCCACAGAGAACGAATGCTGGAACGCGGTGTACGACAAGGCGAACGCCTCGAAAGGCCGCGCCGACAAAATGGCCGGCGAACTCGCCTGCTTTCTCAAATGGTGTTGCGGCCGCGAGGGGCGAATGGTCGGCATCGAACGGATGGAGCACCCCGCCCCCCACACTCATCGCAACCTGGTTCTCAACCGGCCCCAAGGCGAACACGCGTTTCCTCAATGAGCGGGAACTCGACTGGCTATTCCAGGCGCTGATCAAAGAAACCCTGTTTTATCGAAGAGGCATTCTCCTCCTTTTCCTGATGACGGCGCACCGGAACGAGCTGTTCTGCGCCCCCCCTCCCGCGAGTTC
Protein-coding sequences here:
- a CDS encoding GGDEF domain-containing protein; translated protein: MAELKRLRDQLADLAGRDALTGLHNRRSLEHHLTTEYTRLGRSQDWLSVIMVDIDFFKQFNDTYRHQAGDRCIAMVAAALTRAVKRVSDISARYGGEEFACILPGSDPIAAETVAQEIKLQVQSLNVPHETSGVSPYVTVSIGVASARYDAEIDLDRWIAEADGQLYRSKTAGRDRICSAEFASIDLDRIAASALMRR
- a CDS encoding type II toxin-antitoxin system RelE/ParE family toxin, giving the protein MIYAVQLSPLAIEDLIELHRWVSDETDPATASGYLDRIEERIASLSQFPDRGTPRDDLITGIRTLAFERRLLVAYMVDGSIVTVLRVINAARDLASLFTN
- a CDS encoding type II toxin-antitoxin system ParD family antitoxin, with the translated sequence MAGKAISVTLGEMASHAERYLSSGRYASMSEVMRAGLRALDREEAVLDGLVRARVEEALADSRPAVPLREAFAQVRAAAAKSAA